The sequence CACGACATCGGCAAGGGCTGGCCGGGCGACCACTCCGAGGCGGGGGTGGCCGTGGTCGCCGACCTGGCGCCGCGGATGGGGTTCGGCTTGGACGACGTCGAGGTGCTGGTCACCCTGGTCCGGCACCACCTGCTGCTGCCGGACACGGCCACCCGTCGCGACCTCGACGACCCGGCCACGGTCGCGCACGTGGCCGCCTGCGTGCGCACCACCGAGGTGCTCGACCTGCTGGCCGCGCTCACCGAGGCGGACGCCGAGGCCACCGGGCCGCTCGCCTGGACCGAGTGGAAGGCCGGGCTGGTCGCGGAGCTGGGGCGGCGCACCCACTCGGCGCTGCACGGGCACGCCGTGCCGCAGCCGCCGTCCCTCAGCGACGAGCAGCTGCGGCTGGCCGGATCAGGGCAGCTGGAGGTGCTAACCGCCCCGCTGCCGGACGGCGGCCTCCAGGTCACCGTCGTGGCCCCGGACCGGGTCGGCCTGCTGGCCGGGGTCGCGGGGGTGCTCAGCCTGAACCGGCTCGCCGTGCGGTCGGCGTCCACCCGGTCGGTGGGCCCGATGGCCGTGCAGGTGTGGTCCTGCCTGCCCGAGTACGGGGAGCCGCCGGAGCTGGCCCGGCTGCGCGACGGCGTGCGGCGGCTGCTCGACGGGTCGCTGGACGTCGCCGCCGAGCTGACCCGCCGGGCCGAGGCCTACCCGGCCCGGCGCGCCGTGCCGGTGCCGCCGGCACAGGTCGGCGTGGTCCCCGACGCATCGGACAGCGCCACCGTGCTGGAGGTGCGGGCGCACGACCAACCGGGGCTGCTGCACCTGATCGGCGCGTCCCTCGCGGCCGCCGGGGTCGACGTGCGGTCCGCCCTGGTGAGCACCCTGGGCTCGGAGGCGGTGGACGTGTTCTACGTCGTCGACGGCGTGGGCGCCCCGCTGTCGGCTGCGGCCGCCGGGCAGGTGGCCACCGCCGTGGCCGCCCGGCTGGGCTGACCGGCGGCTACCCTTGGCCGGACTGCCCTGACCGCTCCCCACCGACGACGAGGTACCGCGCGCCCGTGTTCGCCACCTTGCAGGACCGCCTGGCCGTCACGTTCAAGAACCTGCGCGGCAAGGGCCGGCTGTCCGAGGACGACGTCGACGAGACCTGCCGCGAGATCCGGATCGCGCTGCTCGAGGCCGACGTCGCGCTGCCCGTCGTCCGCGGGTTCGTGGCCCGGATCAAGGAGCGCGCACTCGGCGCGGAGGTCTCGCAGGCGCTGAACCCGGCGCAGCAGGTCGTCAAGATCGTCAACGACGAGCTCGTCGGGATCCTCGGCGGCGAGACCCGGCGGGTGCGCTTCGCCAAGACCCCGCCGACCGTGATCATGCTGCTGGGCCTGCAGGGCGCCGGCAAGACCACGCTCGCGGGCAAGCTGGCGACCTGGCTCGCCGGCCAGGGGCACACCCCGCTGCTGGCGGCCGCCGACCTGCAGCGCCCGAACGCGGTCACCCAGCTGCAGGTCGTGGGTGAGCGGGCCGGGGTCCCGGTGTACGCGCCCGAGCCCGGCAACGGGGTCGGTGACCCGGTCGCGGTGGCCCGCGGCTCGCTCGAGCACGCCCGCACCAAGCTGTACGACGTCGTCATCGTCGACACCGCCGGCCGGCTGGCGATCGACGAGGAGCTGATGCAGCAGGCGGCCGACATCCGGGCGGCGGTCTCGCCGGACGAGGTGCTGCTCGTCGTCGACGCGATGATCGGCCAGGACGCGGTCACCACGGCCAAGACGTTCCTCGACGAGGTCGGCTTCGACGGCGTCGTGCTCACCAAGCTGGACGGCGACGCGCGCGGCGGCGCGGCGCTGTCCATCCGCGAGGTCACCGGCCGGCCGGTCATGTTCGCCTCGAACGGCGAGAAGCTCGACGACTTCGACGTCTTCCACCCCGAGCGGATGGCCTCCCGCATCCTCGGCATGGGCGACATGCTCACCTTGATCGAGCAGGCCGAGAAGGCTTTCGACAAGGACCAGGCCGACGCCATGGCGGCCAAGCTCACCTCGGGCCAGGACTTCACCCTGGAGGACTTCCTCGGCCAGATGCAGGCCGTGAAGAAGATGGGCTCGCTGTCGAAGCTGCTCGGGATGCTGCCCGGCATGGGCGACATGCGCGAGCAGATCGAGAACCTCGACGAGCGCGAGATGGACCGGGTGGCCGCGATCATCCAGTCGATGACCCCGGCCGAGCGGGCCGACCCGAAGATCCTCAACGCCTCGCGCCGGTCCCGGATCGCGCGGGGCTCGGGCAGCGAGGTGTCCGACGTCAACAACCTGGTCGAGCGGTTCGGCGAGGCCCGCAAGATGATGAGCCAGCTCGGTCGCGGCGGCCTCCCGGGCATGCCGGGCATCCCCGGCGGGCGGCGCGGCAAGGCGGCCAAGGGCAAGCCAGTCAAGAAGGCCAAGCGGGGCAGCGGCAACCCGGCCAAGCGGGCGCAGGACGAGCAGGCCGCGCTGCTGCGCCGGGCCGAGGGTGCCGAGGCGGAGCAGGCCGCGGCGCTGGAGACCTTCGAGCTGCCGTCGGAGTTCAAGGACCTGCTGCCCCCCTCCCGCTAGCCCACCGCTAGCCCCCGCCGTCCTCTTCATGCGGGTGGGGGACGGGCGGGGGAGGCGGGTTTGGTGTGAGGTGGCCGACGTCTGGCACAATGGTCCGCTGAGCCAGGCACGCGTGTGGACCCTCTCACCCCGCAGGCCAGGTCCACCCGAGGCAGCACGCCGTGTCCCCACGCGGCGCCCGCCGCCTCACCCGCACCTACACCTGGAGACGAACGCTTCGTGGCTGTCAAGATCAAGCTCAAGCGCCTGGGCAAGATGCATGCCCCGCAGTACCGCATCGTGGTCGCCGACGCGCGCACCAAGCGGGACGGCCGCGCGATCGAGGAGATCGGCAAGTACCACCCGATGGAGGACCCCTCGTTCATCGAGGTCAACTCCGAGCGGGCGCAGTACTGGCTGGGCGTCGGCGCGCAGCCGACCGAGCCCGTGCTGGCGATCCTCAAGATCACCGGCGACTGGCAGACGTTCAAGGGCCTCCCCGGCGCCGAGGGCACCCTGCGCATCGCCGCGCCGAAGGCGGACAAGAAGGCCGTGTTCGAGGCGGCCGCGAAGGCCGCCGCCTCCGAGCCGATGGCCGAGGCCGTGACGCCGAAGGCCAGGGCACCCAAGGAGGCCCCCAAGCAGGCCCCCAAGCAGGCCCCCAAGGAGGCCAAGAAGGACGACGCCCCGGCGGAGCAGGCCCCGGCGGGGCAGCCCGCGGTGGCCGAGGCCACCCTGGCTCCCGCCGAGGTGCCCGCCGAGACCGTCGAGGCGATCGAGGTCGTTGAGGCCGTCGCCGAGACCCCGGCTGAGAGCACCGAGCAGGCCTGATGCTCGACGACGCGCTCGACCACCTGGTGCAGGGGATCGTCGAGCATCCGGACGACGTCCGGGTGCTCGATCGGTCCCTGCGCCGGGGGCGGGTCCTCGAGGTCCGGGTTCACCCGGACGACCTGGGCAAGGTCATCGGCCGGGGCGGCCGCACCGCGCGGGCGCTGCGCACGGTCGTCGGCGCGCTCAACGGCGGCCGCGGGGTGCGCATCGACTTCCTCGACGTCGACGAGGCGCGCTAACCCCGTGCTCCTGGTCGTGGGCCGGATCGGCCGCGCCCATGGCATCAAGGGCGACGTCGTGGTCGAGGTCCGCACCGACGAGCCGGAGACCCGCCTGGGCCCCGGCACCGTCGTGCTCACCGACCCGGCCGACGTCGGCCCGCTGACCATCGTCCAAGGGCGGGTGCACAGCGGTCGGCTGCTGCTGCACTTCGCCGGGATCGACGACCGGACGGCGGCCGAGGGCCTGCACCACACCCTGCTGTTGGCCGACGTCGACCCGGAGCAGACCCCGGACGACGAGGACGAGTACTACGACCACCAGCTGGTCGGGGTCGATGTCGTCACCGTCGCCGGTCAGCCGGTCGGCCAGGTGGCCGAGGTGCTGCATCTGCCGGGGCACGACGTGCTCTCGGTTCGCCGTCCGGACGGCGGCGAGGTCCTGGTGCCGTTCGTGGCCGCCATCGTCCCCACGGTTGACCTGGCCGCGAACCGGCTGGTGGTCGACCCTCCGCCCGGCCTGCTCGACGAGGGCACCGAGCCGGACGGCGCGTAGCCCGATGCTCGTCGACGTCGTCTCGATCTTCCCCGAGTACCTCGAGCCGCTGCGGCTGTCGCTGGTGGGCCGGGCCCGCACCGCAGGGCTGCTCGAGGTGCGGGTGCATGACCTGCGCACGTTCACCACCGACCGGCACCGCACCGTCGACGACACCCCGTACGGCGGGGGTGCCGGCATGCTGATGAAGCCGGAGCCGTGGGGCGGCGCGCTGGACGCGGTCCTCGCGGCCGCCCCGCCGGACGGACCGCACCGGCCGCGGCTGGTCGTGCCCACGCCGTCCGGCCGGGTGTTCACCCAGGAGCTGGCGCACGAGCTGGCCGCCGAGCCCTGGCTGGCCTTCGGCTGCGGGCGCTACGAGGGCATCGACGCCCGGGTGATCGAGGACGCCCGCACCCGGATGCCGGTCGACGAGCTGTCGATCGGCGATTACGTGCTCAACGGCGGCGAGGCCGCGGTGCTGGTCATCGTCGAGGCGGTGGCCCGGCTGCTGCCCGGGGTGGTCGGCAATGCCGGCTCGCTGGTGGAGGAGTCGCACGCGGACGGGCTGCTGGAGTACCCCGGCTACACCAAGCCGGCCAGCTGGCGCGGCCTGGACGTGCCGCCTGTGCTGCTGTCGGGAGACCACGCAGCGGTGGGGCGCTGGCGCCGGAACCAGTCCCTGCTGCGGACGGCGACGGTGCGACCGGACCTGGTGGCCGCGCTCGACCCCGCGTCCTGCGACGCGCGTGACCTGGTCGTGCTCGCCGAGGCGGGCTGGGTCGTCGGCCCAGACGGCCGGTTTTCCCGGGGCCAGCCCCCTGTGTCACACTAAGGGGCTGCTCGATCCGCCGAGGTGCCCTGCCACAGGGGAGCGCCGTACCGGTGGACCCAGCGGCCCGCGACGCGGTTCACGTACCACCCGACCACTGACCGCGGGTGACCTGTGGCACCTGTGAGGAGACTGACATGAACACCCTGGACGCCGTTGACGCCGCCTCGTTGCGGAGCGACCTTCCCGCCTTCCGCCCGGGCGACACCCTCAAGGTGCACGTGCGCGTCGTGGAGGGCAACAAGTCCCGGATCCAGGTCTTCCAGGGCCTGGTCATCCGGCTGCAGGGTGCTGGCGTCCGGGAGACCTTCACCGTGCGCAAGGTCAGCTACGGCGTCGGCGTCGAGCGGACCTTCCCGCTGCACACCCCGATCATCGAGAAGATCGAGGTCGTCACCCGCGGCGACGTCCGGCGGGCCAAGCTGTACTTCCTGCGTGAGCGCCGCGGCAAGGCCGCGCGGATCAAGGAGCGTCGCGAGAACACGCCCAGCGCGAGCTGAGCACCGAGTTCTCCCCAGTCCCCGCATAGGCTCGCGAACGTGGACGACGTGGCCGCTGACGACACCCATGACCCAGGCGGGGCCGAGCAACCGCAAGCATCCGGGTCGTCCGGCAGCGGGCACCGGCACAAGCCGCAGGGGTCGCTGTGGCGCGAGCTGCCGATCCTGGTGATCATCGCCGTCGGGCTGGCGCTGCTGATCAAGACCTTTCTGGTCCAGGCGTTCTTCATCCCTTCGGGGTCGATGGAGAACACCCTGCGGATCGGGGACCGGGTCCTGGTCAACAAGGTCGTTTACCACCTGCGGTCCATCCACCGCGGCGACATCGTGGTGTTCAACGGGCTGGACTCGTTCAGCCCCGAGGTCACGCTGACCGCGCCCACCAACCCGGTCTCCAAGGCCGCGGAGTGGGTCGCCGGGCTGTTCGGGTTCGCCCCGCCGTCCGAGAAGGACTTCGTCAAGAGGGTCATCGGCGTCCCCGGCGACCGGGTCGCCTGCTGCGACGCTCAGGGCCGGGTCACGGTGAACGGTGTGCCGCTGGACGAGAAGTCCTACCTCTACCCGGGTGACAGCCCCTCGGACGTGCCGTTCGACGTCAGCGTGCCCGAGGGTCGGCTGTGGGTCATGGGCGACCACCGCTCCGCGTCGGCCGACTCGCGCTCCCACCTCGGCGACCCTGGCGGCGGCACGGTTCCCGCGAACAAGGTGATCGGCCGCGCCTTCGTGATCATCTGGCCGATCAGCCATGCGGCGATCCTGAGAGTCCCAGCCACGTTCGACCAGCCCAAGCTGGTCGCGGCGGCGACCTCCAGTGCGCCGCTCGCGGCCGGTTTCGTGGGCGCGGTCCCGCTCGTCGCGCTGCGCCGCGGACGCCGTCGCCGACGAGCCCTCGCACGCGCCTGACCCCCATGCAGGAGGGGGAGGGGTACGACGTCGAACGGACGTCGGTGCGGGTGGTGCTGCTGGACGCCGGCGGACGGGTGCTGCTGTTCCACACCATCGACCCGCTGATGCCGGAGACCGGGCGGTGGCACGAGCTGCCCGGCGGCGGGATGGAGCCCGGCGAGTCGGTCGAGCAGACCGCCGTCCGCGAGCTGCGGGAGGAGACCGGCCTCGAGCTGGCCGCCGACCGCTTCGGCCCGCCCAACTGGCAGCGCACCGCGACCTACCGGCGCCGGCACCGGCGCATCCTGCAGCACGAGCTGGTCGTGACGGCGCGGCTGGACGAGCACGAGCCGCCGCTGCGCGCCGACGGCCGCACGCCCGAGGAGCTCGAGGCGTATGTGGGCCACCGCTGGTGGCCGGTCGGGGAGATCACCGCCAGCACGGCCCGGTTCTTCCCCGGCCGGCTGCCCGAGCTGCTCCCGGCGTTCCTGCGCGGGGAGCGCATCGACGAGCCGTTCGAGCGCTGGAACTGAGCCGACGTACGCTGCCAGTCGTGGGCGAGCTGATCGAGCGGGAGGCCGCGAGGGTCCTGCTGCTGGACGCCGCCGACCGGCTGCTGCTCTTCCGCGGCAGCGACCCGGACAACCCCGCCGAGGGGGACTGGTGGTTCACCCCGGGCGGCGGCCTGGACCCGGGCGAGACCCACGAGCAGGGCGCCTTGCGGGAGCTGGCCGAGGAGACCGGGCTGACCGGCGTCCACCTCGGGCGGCCGGTGTGGGAGCGGACCGCGGCGTTCGCGTTCGGCGCCCGGCGCTACCGCCAGCACGAGTACTTCTACCTGGTCCGCATCGACGGGCACGACGTCGACGTCAGCGGGTTCACCGAACTGGAGCGGCGCGCGGTGCACGAGCACCGCTGGTGGAGCCTCGATGAGCTGGCCGCCACCGACGCGGTGGTCTATCCCACGACGATCGCCAGCGAGCTGTCCCGGCTGCTGGCCGAGGGCCCGCCCGCGCTGCCCCGGCAGGTGAGCTCCGATGACGCGGCCTGACGCGCCGCCCCGGGTCGTCGTCCGCCGGGACTCCGGGCTGTGGGCCTACGAGCGGGCGCTGGCCAGGGCCGGGTTCGCTCCGGTCGCAGGCATCGACGAGGCCGGGCGGGGCGCGTGCGCCGGCCCGCTCGTGGTCGCCGCGGTCGTGCTCCCGGACGGCCGCCGGGGACAGGTGCCCGGGCTGGCCGACTCCAAGCTGCTCACGACGGCGGCTCGGGAGGCGGTGTACGCCGAGGTGCACGAGCGGGCGCTGGCCTGGTCGGTGGTCGTCGTCGACGCCGACGAGGTGGACCGGATCGGGCTGCACGTGGCCAACATCGAGGGCATGCGCCGGGCGCTGGCCCGGCTCGACGTCGAACCGGCCTACGTGCTCACCGACGGCTTCCCGGTCCGCGGTCTCGGGGTGCCGGGTCTCGCCGTCTGGAAGGGGGACCGGGTGGCGGCCTGCGTGGCCGCGGCGTCGGTGCTCGCTAAAGTGACCCGGGACCGGATCATGGTGGACCTGCACGAGCAGTTCCCGGAGTACGAGTTCGCCACCCACAAGGGCTACGTGACCCCGCTGCACCGGCAGCGGCTGGCCGCCCACGGGCCGTGCGCCGAGCATCGACGGTGCTTCGTCACGGTGCGCCGCGCGGAGGGGCATGATGCAGGGGTGCTGGACGTGAGGGCCCCCAGGGTCGAGGAGCTCGCAGCCGGGGAGGGCGCATGAGTGCCGAGGACCTCGAGCGGTACGAGACCGAGATGGAGCTGCAGCTCTACCGCGAGTACCGCGACGTGGTGGGCCTGTTCTCCTACGTGGTAGAGACGGAGCGGCGCTTCTACCTGACCAACAAGGTGGACCTGCAGGTGCGCTCGGCCGACGGCGAGGTGTACTTCGAGGTCACCATGAGCGACGCCTGGGTGTGGGACCTGTACCGGCCGGCCCGGTTCGTCAAGAACGTCAAGGTGCTCACCTTCAAGGACGTCAACGTGGAGGAGCTCGCCAAGAGCGAGCTGGAGATCCCCGAGTCCTGACCGGCCCGGCGGCCCCGCCGTCCACAGCCCCTGTCGTCCTCAGCCCGCTGACCACGCCGGTCCGAGCCGGTCCGCACGGCCCACCGTGGGTCGCGGAGGTGGTGCGGATGCGGGCGACCGACGCGCTCGGCCGGTACGGGGAGGACGTCGCGACCAGGCATCTGGTCGCGTAGGGCATCGTGGTCCTGGAACGGAACTGGCGCTGCGACGACGGGGAGCGCTGCGCCAGCCGCTGGAGTCCGGCGAGGTGGTGCTCGACCGGTCGAGGGGCAGCGTGCGCTACCCGGCCCGGTTCCAGCTGGTGCTGGCCGCGAACCCCTGTCCGTGCGTGCTGTCCGGCGTGGTGGTGCCGGGCCAGCCGGCGGCGTGGTCCTGCACCCCGATCCAGAAGATGCGCTACACCGGGCGGCTGTCCGGACCACTGCTCGACCGGATCGACCTGGTGGTCGGGGTCACCCAGCCGAGCCGGGTCGAGCTGCTGGACGCCGGGCGGCACGAGCCGTCGGCCGCGGTGGCTCGCCGGGTGCTCGCCGCACGGGAGCGTGCCGAACAGCGCTGGCGCGGCACCCCCTGGGCCTGCAACGCGCGGGTGCCGGGCGTCGAGCTGCGCGGACCCCGTTGGCGGCTGCCCCCGGCCGCGCTGGCGCCGCCCCACGAAGCGTTCGGCCACGGCCGGCTGACCGCCCGCGGAGTCGACCGGGTGCTGCGGGTGGCCTGGACCCTCGCCGACCTCGCCGGGCGGGACCAGCCGGGCGTGCCCGAAGTGCTGCCGGCCATCGACCTACGGACCAGTGCCGCGATCCCGGGGGCCGCGGCATGACCGGCCCGGACGACGACCGGGTCGCGAGGGCCGCGCTGTGCCGGCTGGCCGAGCCCAACGACCCCCTGTTGTGGCAGCGGGTGCAGCGGTTCGGGGCGCCCGAGGTCCTGCAGCAGGTCCGGGCCGGTGACCCGGGGCCTGCCCGGGGTCGAGCACTACCGGGCACGGCTGTCCGACGCCGACGCCGAACGCGACTTCGACCGGGCCGAGCGCACGGGCACCCGGCTGGTCGTGCCCGGCGACCTGGAGTGGCCCAGCCAGCTCCAGGACCTGGCCGGCTCGGTCGGGGCCAGGGGCCCGGCCGCTCCGCCGCTCGCTCTGTGGGTGCGCGGCCCCGGCAACCTGCGGTTCGCCGCGCTGCGGTCGGTGGCGCTCGTGGGGTCCCGCGCAGCCACCGCGTACGGCACGCACGTGGCGGCCGAGCTGGGAGCCGGCCTCGCGGACGCCGGGTGGGCGGTCGTCTCCGGCGGCGCATACGGCGTCGACGCGGCTGCGCACCGGGGGGTGCTGGCCGGCTCCGGCCTGACCGTGGCGGTGCTCGCGTGTGGCGTCGACGTCGCCTGCCCGCGTGGGCACGATGCGTTGTTCGGCCGGATCGCGCCCGAGGGGCTGCTGGTCAGCGAGCTGCCCCCGGGGTGCCATCCCACCCGGGCCCGGTTCCTCGACCGCAACCGGCTGATCCCCGCGCTGACCCGGGGCACCGTCCTGGTCGAGGCCGCGCTGCGCAGCGCGGCGCGCAACACCGCGGGCTGGGCCCGGTCGCTGTCCCGGGAGGTGATGGCCGTGCCCGGGCCGGCGACCTCGGTGATGTCGGCCGGCTGCCACCACCAGATCCGCGAGCTCGGGGCGGTGCTGGTCACCCACGCCGGCGCGATCGTCGAGCTGGTCGGTTCGCTCACCGACGGGCTGGCCCAGCCGCCGCCGGCCGCCGTCAAGGCCCGCCCCGAGGACTTGCTCGACCCGGTGGCGCTGCGGGTGCTGGAGGCGGTGCCGGTCCGGCGGCCCAGCCTCCCGGCCAAGCTGGCGTCGGTGTCCGGGCTGTCCCTCGACCTGGTGCTCCAGTGGATCCGGCAGCTCGAGCTGCTGGGCCTGGTGGAGGGAGCGTCCGGGGGGTACCGGCTGGCGGAGACCCCTGGCCGTTCGGACGATCTCTACCCGCTGCCGCGTGGCGGTCCTTGACCTCGGTCCCGATCCGACCGACGGTGGCCCCATGACCCGTGACGTCCGGGCGGGGGGGGCCGCGACGCCGGCCCACGGCGCGCTGGACCTCCCGCCCGGCCCGGCCGAGGCGCTGGAGGGGTTTCGGGCGCACCTGTCGGCCGAGCGTGACCTGTCGGCGCACACCGTGCGCGCCTACGTCGGTGACGTCACGTCGCTGTTGACCTTCGCCGCGAGCCGAGGCGTCGTCGGCCTCGCCGGCCTCGACCTGCCCCTGCTGCGCTCCTGGCTGGCTGCCCAGTCCGCCGGGGGAGCGGCCCGCAGCACCCTGGCCCGGCGGGCGGCCGCCGCCCACACCTTCACCTCCTGGGCGGTCCGCCGTGGGCTGCTCGTCGAGGACCCCGCCCGGCTGCTGGCGGCGCCCCGCCCCCACCGCACCCTGCCGGCGGTGCTGCACCAGGAGCACGCCCGCCAGCTGCTCGAGGTGGCTGCGGTCGCCGCCGACGACGGCGACCCCGGACACCT comes from Actinomycetes bacterium and encodes:
- a CDS encoding NUDIX domain-containing protein, with amino-acid sequence MQEGEGYDVERTSVRVVLLDAGGRVLLFHTIDPLMPETGRWHELPGGGMEPGESVEQTAVRELREETGLELAADRFGPPNWQRTATYRRRHRRILQHELVVTARLDEHEPPLRADGRTPEELEAYVGHRWWPVGEITASTARFFPGRLPELLPAFLRGERIDEPFERWN
- the rimM gene encoding ribosome maturation factor RimM (Essential for efficient processing of 16S rRNA): MLLVVGRIGRAHGIKGDVVVEVRTDEPETRLGPGTVVLTDPADVGPLTIVQGRVHSGRLLLHFAGIDDRTAAEGLHHTLLLADVDPEQTPDDEDEYYDHQLVGVDVVTVAGQPVGQVAEVLHLPGHDVLSVRRPDGGEVLVPFVAAIVPTVDLAANRLVVDPPPGLLDEGTEPDGA
- the ffh gene encoding signal recognition particle protein — protein: MFATLQDRLAVTFKNLRGKGRLSEDDVDETCREIRIALLEADVALPVVRGFVARIKERALGAEVSQALNPAQQVVKIVNDELVGILGGETRRVRFAKTPPTVIMLLGLQGAGKTTLAGKLATWLAGQGHTPLLAAADLQRPNAVTQLQVVGERAGVPVYAPEPGNGVGDPVAVARGSLEHARTKLYDVVIVDTAGRLAIDEELMQQAADIRAAVSPDEVLLVVDAMIGQDAVTTAKTFLDEVGFDGVVLTKLDGDARGGAALSIREVTGRPVMFASNGEKLDDFDVFHPERMASRILGMGDMLTLIEQAEKAFDKDQADAMAAKLTSGQDFTLEDFLGQMQAVKKMGSLSKLLGMLPGMGDMREQIENLDEREMDRVAAIIQSMTPAERADPKILNASRRSRIARGSGSEVSDVNNLVERFGEARKMMSQLGRGGLPGMPGIPGGRRGKAAKGKPVKKAKRGSGNPAKRAQDEQAALLRRAEGAEAEQAAALETFELPSEFKDLLPPSR
- the rpsP gene encoding 30S ribosomal protein S16; protein product: MAVKIKLKRLGKMHAPQYRIVVADARTKRDGRAIEEIGKYHPMEDPSFIEVNSERAQYWLGVGAQPTEPVLAILKITGDWQTFKGLPGAEGTLRIAAPKADKKAVFEAAAKAAASEPMAEAVTPKARAPKEAPKQAPKQAPKEAKKDDAPAEQAPAGQPAVAEATLAPAEVPAETVEAIEVVEAVAETPAESTEQA
- the trmD gene encoding tRNA (guanosine(37)-N1)-methyltransferase TrmD, translated to MLVDVVSIFPEYLEPLRLSLVGRARTAGLLEVRVHDLRTFTTDRHRTVDDTPYGGGAGMLMKPEPWGGALDAVLAAAPPDGPHRPRLVVPTPSGRVFTQELAHELAAEPWLAFGCGRYEGIDARVIEDARTRMPVDELSIGDYVLNGGEAAVLVIVEAVARLLPGVVGNAGSLVEESHADGLLEYPGYTKPASWRGLDVPPVLLSGDHAAVGRWRRNQSLLRTATVRPDLVAALDPASCDARDLVVLAEAGWVVGPDGRFSRGQPPVSH
- a CDS encoding NUDIX domain-containing protein yields the protein MGELIEREAARVLLLDAADRLLLFRGSDPDNPAEGDWWFTPGGGLDPGETHEQGALRELAEETGLTGVHLGRPVWERTAAFAFGARRYRQHEYFYLVRIDGHDVDVSGFTELERRAVHEHRWWSLDELAATDAVVYPTTIASELSRLLAEGPPALPRQVSSDDAA
- the rplS gene encoding 50S ribosomal protein L19 produces the protein MNTLDAVDAASLRSDLPAFRPGDTLKVHVRVVEGNKSRIQVFQGLVIRLQGAGVRETFTVRKVSYGVGVERTFPLHTPIIEKIEVVTRGDVRRAKLYFLRERRGKAARIKERRENTPSAS
- a CDS encoding ATP-binding protein, yielding MGRGGGADAGDRRARPVRGGRRDQASGRVGHRGPGTELALRRRGALRQPLESGEVVLDRSRGSVRYPARFQLVLAANPCPCVLSGVVVPGQPAAWSCTPIQKMRYTGRLSGPLLDRIDLVVGVTQPSRVELLDAGRHEPSAAVARRVLAARERAEQRWRGTPWACNARVPGVELRGPRWRLPPAALAPPHEAFGHGRLTARGVDRVLRVAWTLADLAGRDQPGVPEVLPAIDLRTSAAIPGAAA
- the dprA gene encoding DNA-processing protein DprA; protein product: MTRGLPGVEHYRARLSDADAERDFDRAERTGTRLVVPGDLEWPSQLQDLAGSVGARGPAAPPLALWVRGPGNLRFAALRSVALVGSRAATAYGTHVAAELGAGLADAGWAVVSGGAYGVDAAAHRGVLAGSGLTVAVLACGVDVACPRGHDALFGRIAPEGLLVSELPPGCHPTRARFLDRNRLIPALTRGTVLVEAALRSAARNTAGWARSLSREVMAVPGPATSVMSAGCHHQIRELGAVLVTHAGAIVELVGSLTDGLAQPPPAAVKARPEDLLDPVALRVLEAVPVRRPSLPAKLASVSGLSLDLVLQWIRQLELLGLVEGASGGYRLAETPGRSDDLYPLPRGGP
- a CDS encoding ribonuclease HII gives rise to the protein MTRPDAPPRVVVRRDSGLWAYERALARAGFAPVAGIDEAGRGACAGPLVVAAVVLPDGRRGQVPGLADSKLLTTAAREAVYAEVHERALAWSVVVVDADEVDRIGLHVANIEGMRRALARLDVEPAYVLTDGFPVRGLGVPGLAVWKGDRVAACVAAASVLAKVTRDRIMVDLHEQFPEYEFATHKGYVTPLHRQRLAAHGPCAEHRRCFVTVRRAEGHDAGVLDVRAPRVEELAAGEGA
- a CDS encoding RNA-binding protein yields the protein MLDDALDHLVQGIVEHPDDVRVLDRSLRRGRVLEVRVHPDDLGKVIGRGGRTARALRTVVGALNGGRGVRIDFLDVDEAR
- a CDS encoding DUF2469 domain-containing protein, which gives rise to MSAEDLERYETEMELQLYREYRDVVGLFSYVVETERRFYLTNKVDLQVRSADGEVYFEVTMSDAWVWDLYRPARFVKNVKVLTFKDVNVEELAKSELEIPES
- a CDS encoding ACT domain-containing protein, with the translated sequence AAAAAQAGLPLAPHTVGRLAAECPPLPEPWPRVALDAFVSLLGAGPPMVGVWEALDQAGLTSRLLPDWDRVRSRPQRNPVHRFTVDRHLVEAAARAAALTRRVDRPDLLLVAALFHDIGKGWPGDHSEAGVAVVADLAPRMGFGLDDVEVLVTLVRHHLLLPDTATRRDLDDPATVAHVAACVRTTEVLDLLAALTEADAEATGPLAWTEWKAGLVAELGRRTHSALHGHAVPQPPSLSDEQLRLAGSGQLEVLTAPLPDGGLQVTVVAPDRVGLLAGVAGVLSLNRLAVRSASTRSVGPMAVQVWSCLPEYGEPPELARLRDGVRRLLDGSLDVAAELTRRAEAYPARRAVPVPPAQVGVVPDASDSATVLEVRAHDQPGLLHLIGASLAAAGVDVRSALVSTLGSEAVDVFYVVDGVGAPLSAAAAGQVATAVAARLG
- the lepB gene encoding signal peptidase I, producing MWRELPILVIIAVGLALLIKTFLVQAFFIPSGSMENTLRIGDRVLVNKVVYHLRSIHRGDIVVFNGLDSFSPEVTLTAPTNPVSKAAEWVAGLFGFAPPSEKDFVKRVIGVPGDRVACCDAQGRVTVNGVPLDEKSYLYPGDSPSDVPFDVSVPEGRLWVMGDHRSASADSRSHLGDPGGGTVPANKVIGRAFVIIWPISHAAILRVPATFDQPKLVAAATSSAPLAAGFVGAVPLVALRRGRRRRRALARA